The DNA sequence atcgaactcgcgaccatcccggttcagtggttggaacgttcgataaacatgtagtattcggagggtcgtgagttcaattctcgcccggggtacgaaaattttcgttgtcccgggcgagcatgatttctgctccttccaagttgaaaatgttcactggaagtgtatgtgtgctgctcactagtgtatcattaaaattaataaaaataaaaataaaatttacccacgagttcgtgagaaaaaaacaaaatggcgggtgaaagttaagtgatacgactgattttatttttctttttatagtccgagttgttgtattttttataatccgagttttttttatgatccgagttgatccgagtccaattttattttattttttttcttcgatccgagttgatcccacccggactggcggtccgagttgatccggtccgacttttgtacctgcctttTGTTATAAGTGAGCTCACATCGAGTTGAACCagactcgaagagaaatttcatatctgcTCGCTGATCCATTATTTTTCAAAGTGCAGAAACCTTCAAATTAATTTACTTGTTCTCGgttaaaacattgtttttaattcagtttaatcaattgaaagaaatgaatttaaaacgATACTTTGAATCTGCTAAAGTTTGcgatttgttttcaaaaagtaaatctcgtgttttgtcgagtataaaaatgacaaagaaaggaaaatggcgaaaggcaagagctgagtagaaataaactgtaaacaaagaataaagaaacaaattgcgataaaattggaaaacttacgtGGTAGTCTGACTTCAGTTCAGTGATGTTTCCGTGCTGCTTGATGGCTGATGACAGATCCATTACCTGCTGTGGAGTCATCTTCACTTCTTCAAGCCCCAGTGACCACAGGTGAGGAGCGCAGCTGAGATGTTTAATTAAGCTGTCGACTCCTTCACCCAGAAGAGGATTGTATGACATGTTGAGCCACTTCAAGTTTGGAAGATCTTGTTTAAATAACCTGTCGATGAACTCCACAGCAGGTGATGATGTTACATTAATACCAAGGAGTTCTAATGTCTCCAGTTTGTGTGTTATTGGGATGCTCCTCAGCAGAGACTCTGTTACCTCAGCATCGAACACTTCACGGTATATACCCTCAACCCATATCATGTGTGGAGCGGTGATAATCGGCATCATCTCAATCAGCTGTTCCACCTCTGACCTGTTCACATCATCAGCTTCAATCCTCCGAACCCTGGAGAGACCATGACGCTTTGAACAACAGCTGCTGCTGCTCTCTTCACTTGACTCATCACCATTCACGtttttattctttgttgttgtctCTTGTTTACTTATTAGTGCCTTTATCATATCATGAGCAAGACAACGGACTCCAAATGAATTAACAATTTGTGTAAAATACAGGtgggtgttgttttcttctttctttaggAAAAATTCATCAACTGGACGCCATGTAAAGTTGCTTAAAAATTCTGATGCTTTCTTTTCTCCTGAACAACTTACAAAGAAAGCCTTTAATTGTTCAGATAAAATTATCAAGTTTTTATAGTCTTGCTCTGTATACTCGTCGATATAAGtgaaaaaaacataatttacgTTTACGGTAGTTTCAACTAACTTTTCTTTCACAAGATCATTTAGCTGGTCTGCTTCAATTAAAAGAACTCCTTtgaaagaggaaagaaatgtaGGAAAGAGGTTTCTTTTTGTCTCAGCTGAACAGTAGAAAAACAACTGTGTGGAGAGTGTTAGAAAATTTATTTGGTCTTCTGAAAAATCCTCATCTGACGGTGCTTCGCTGTCGAAGGTGTACTTCGTGAGTCCTTCTTCGTTCGACGCCATTTTCATCAGATGAATCACAATCTCGCGCGCGGCTTCTTCTGACAGGTCAATAGAAAATTTTAACACTTCATTCATTTTGAGGATCTTTTCAAACGAGTCCAACTTTGATAAGGAATTTGTACTTTCATTCTTTTTAGATAATATCAGCTCTTCTTTCAGGAAACTTGCCGCGAGGTATTCTTGCAGGGATTTATGAATGAAATACACACCCTTTTCAGGATTTAAACTTGACAtattcaaaacttgaaaaaggccCACTTCAATCAACCTCTCGATCAGATTGTAGTTAGGTAATTCACTTCTCGGGAAGTACATACAATTATCCATGAGAGCTTCAAAGGCCAAGCGCCCTAATGCATATAATTCAGCTGAGTAATCCTCAATGTTAAACACCGATTCAGCAGACTGTTTTTCATGCATGTGATGAAACAAAGTCTTAACGAACTGATTGAAGATTTCTACGCGTTTCTTGGGTAGTTCTTTGCGATCTTTTTCTTTCCAGAGTAGACACAAAATCAGCAGAAGAAGTGGAATCTCCGCCAAGTCTTTAAGGTGTTGTTCCTGCAAGTAGAAACGGAAGTTTCGaacatcatcttcatctttcaAAAATCTTTGAGCAAACTGTTTCTGGCGCTCATCGTCAAACCCGTTAATCTCAAACTGGGCATCACTGGGCAATCTCAACTTGTCAGTTGTCATTTGTCTCGAGGTAACTATAACACAGCAGTCACTCAGTTGATTTCTCTCCCAAATTTCATCAACAGGCGATTGCTCCCCTGCAGCACTGTACTCATCATAGCCATCCAAGATGAGCAAGaccttttcttgatgttttagAACGTAGTCGTACAGATCATCAACAGAAATTTTGCCATCATTGGCGAGCAGCTGAGAAGCCTTAAAAATGGATGGAACATCATGGAGATTACAGACATCACGTAATCTTATCAGAAGGACAAGTTCAAAGGCTCCTATCGTTTCTTGATATCTCTGCTGGGACCAGTCAAAAGCGGCTTTCTTGGTAAAAACAGTCTTACCAATACCTGGATAACAACAAATGAACCACAGTTAGAGAAACAATTTCTGATTCAAGCACTTCTAAGATAAAACACATTGATAGATACAATCACGTCTGAAACAAGAGCTTTGAGCATGAAAATCATTCAAAATACAGTTTATAAGATGATCATTAGCGGTAACCAAAtactagctttttaaaaatatctcaaTCATGAAACAGTACCTGACAAGCTTCGTCTATTTTCAGACCGTGGAAAATGGTATGAGTGCCATTGAGTATGTATTTATTTGTGGACTTTAGGAAATGATATTCTTGCCCATGGAAATTTGAACAGGGGCaccccccggggggggtactcccatacattacctatgcgggtatgtgccgcccaacggggtcgtgattttgaagctcctgatttagaacgggggtatccatttcagaggcattttctagaacggggtataatatttcgaacgcacgaaagctccagttttgttagcagccatttgacattattcaaggacagattgcttttaaaaatacggttcaatgcgttaacaagcaaactgttgtattcttcgcaccctagaacggagtataaaaaattggcccatttctagaacggggtatgagttttagggcgaattctagaacggggtatcaattttaggggaaattttttttagaatggggtgccaatttggagtcccaggcggaacatacccacccaaaaaatacccaagtaccccccccggggggcaCCCATACGACCGAATGTTTCAAAATGGGTCAGAAGTGAATCAAATGGTTTTCTCCATGCTTGAGAAGAATGGTTGAttaatttggagctgcccttaaaactatttatctgttcaGATGTCTTGTCATTTCCACGGCATGAGCTGAATGTAGCCTGTGCTCGCAAGGTAAGGTAAACTTTGGTCGtcacgaaagttttaggtggctttttcgccTCATCCAAAACTGTTAGCTACCCTGATGGGTCTCGTCAAAGTTTGAGGACAATTGCTATATGTTCATAGAAATATAGAAATTTTCAGGAAACCTTTCTTGAACGGTAATCGCGATATCTTGGGGAAAAAAGTGTAAAAGACGACCCCCGAAAGTTGGTTAGTAATAAGTAGTAAACTCAGAATATCTTAGACGGTGTTTATACCCTTCCGACAGCTTTAAAACGGGACATTTCTAGGTAATATTTGCTCCTCTGATcagttattttaatttaaaaaaagttgttggGTGGCCCTGATTTTTAATACATGGCCACCGTACCTTTTTATGAGGCACTCAGGAACCTGCACAAATTTGACATCCCTCTGTAAAAGACCCACTGAAACCGTACCCAGTGGTTTAATCCAGTCTACCCAGTGATAATTTAGCCTCCCCGATACCTGGAGAATAGTTTGTTTCTACCCGGCTGACTTTTTGCTTCCCCAGTCACTTTCTATCACGACTTCTTCAAGACCGGTGTATTTCATTGCTcatatttgtttaaaagaagcaaagaTATAAAACATTATTaccactgacaaaaaaaaaatagggagGGTACAAGTAGTCAGTCTCACATAAAAAACTGTAAATCGTTTATATAAAGTGTTCAAAGTTTTCATGACTGTAAGAATGTAAGGCCTACCACCCCTTCCTGCTTTTATGGGAAATACACAACTAAGTTGAAAAACCCAGTGGTAAACCAACCCAGTGACTTTTTCTCCGAGAACCCACTGAAGATATAGATTCCACTAGCATTTCTCAATGGAAGGTTTGAAAGGGGTACAACAGTAAAATACACTCAACTGAAGAAGGATTATGAGGCTAGGATTGTTAGACAAGAATCGATTGAAATAtcccaggggaggggggtactccctatgatggcctatatggggaggctcgcccgaaaggggtatctttttcaggcttcaagtatatgaaagggtagggatttcactagttgtaGTATATTAATAAAgagtagggaaatctgtcatttgggtctgtgaaaagGGCCAAAAGGGCtcacagatgaattttatggcttatTAAgttgagaaaacgttctatttttgtgactGATTCCTACtgaaaagacagtgcatttacagcagttaaaagggatgcaaagtcacaaacaaggtatgtgaaaggggtaccatttgtcaatggaaggtatatgaaaggggtacctttttttcgtgaaaaatggtacaTGAAAGGGTAATGGCATGTAGTACTTCCAGGAACACCAGAACACCGGAACGTCCCGGAACACCCCAAAAACCCGGAACACCACCTAAAACCCGGAACACCCCCCCAGAAAACCCGGAACACTCCCCCAGAAACCCGGAACACCCCCCAGAAAACCAGGAACACCCCCCAAAAAGCCTGGAACACCCCCCAAAATACCAAGAAAAGcgcaaaatctaaaaaaaataaataaataaaataaaataaaaataaaaaaatgaaagaggacGCGAAGTAATATGAAAATAAGAACCATGAATAGAAACAATTTAAAAGAGCCAAGACACGAGGCtttcaattacaatacaattgCTCTACCTTTTGTTGGTTTCTTTAATGAAACAACTCTTTCTTGGCAACTAAACATCTTTTCAGTGCAACTTAACGTCAAGCACTATTGTAGAAAGAGGAATCCACTTTAAAATCATGGGATGATCCCAAGATGATTATACAAAAAAGTTTCTACACTTATTAGTGTTTAAATGGAAACGATGTCAGGCAAATTAATTACAGCGTACAAGCGTTACACGGAAAGATTTGcaagttatatttttttatgttgggATTCATTTGTAACTTtagttaacttttatttttcacttttaactTATTACCATGCAAAACATATCTAAAACAAAGAATAATAAAGCAGAAGCAGATATAAAATTGAACTTCAACAGCTATATAAACCGGTCAAACAAGGCACAGAAACacgaaaataataataataataataataataataataataataataataataataataataataataataataataataataataatgagatgAATTAAATCCAACAGGCTCTCAGACCGAACTCTTTTGTAATGTAGTTTTTGTGGCACCCTGTGAGAGGCAATGGGGGATGTCATCCCGTCGGGGATGACCAGCGAACACGGCACAAATGACGGCTCAGCTGCTTGAATGCACGCAACCCGAAGGTGATAATGTTCATCCGATACCCGAGCGTGCGTGCATAATTATCCCGTTTGAGGGTCTTTGTAAGTCCGCCGCTCCTTTCTGGCCacacaaaaatcaaatggtgCGTCTGTAACTGTTCCTAATGATGACTGAGGTGGTTCCCTGCATCCTTGACAAACTTTTATTCGgaaattcatttgttttaaaaggAAGGGATTTATATTAGGAACACTGCTTTGAGGATATAAACGCTTCACACGTTCATTTATTGCTAGCTTGGGGCATGATCTTCTAGCTGTGGAAGGGACACCACCCTTTCTACCAGGATGTTTTGGCATGTCTGTTCGGACAGTCTTTTAGGTGAGTTAAGCGCGCGCGCGTTCgcatgtgttttgtttattttttaacagcGCACACACAAGTGCTAAGCGCAAGCTTTGGCGTTATTTTTTGAGGCAGACATTTTACACTGATGAAGGGGTTATTCCCGAAACGTCTGATAATTTCACATTGAAATTTGGCACTCGACAAATACATTTTTTAGTACTTATAATTTCGTACGAGTACCACACACCAAAAACCTATTTTGTAACATACTTGCGCGATATGGTTTTAGAGATTTTGCGCTTTTCTTGGTATTTTGGAAGATGTTCCTGGTTTTCTGGGGGTGTTCCTGGTTTTCTGGGGGGGTGTTCCGGGTTTTCTGGGGGTGTTCTGGGTTTTCTGGGGGGAGTTCCGGGTTTTCTGGGCGGTGTTCCGGGTTATAAGCGGTGTTCCGGGTTTTTTGGGTGTTCCAGTGTTCCTGGAAGTACTACATGCCAAGGGTAATGGtttggacctcggggcgaagCCTGCccatataaacatttgttgagtacctcACTTGGCACTTTTTAAATTCCTCCGCATGCAGtgcttgaaataataaaaaaaaaattagagtgCATACCTGGCCTGCCATAAACCAAAAGTCGCTTTCCACCGTTGAATATCTCTGTGTAGCTTCCAAGCTTGTTTTGTGTCACACCACTGGGTTTCCTGTGCTCCTTAAGCCAAGTCAACTGTGTGTAAATCTCATCAATATCAACAGCAGAGCTTTGGTCCCATGGAATGATTCTGACTTTGTTCTTTGCGCTATAAATCATTTTCAGACGTTTCTGGCACTTCTCAAGGCATACAGAATCTGTAAAAAGATTTTAATTACATAAAAAGAACTTGTataagttaaaaataaataattaaatgctTAAGGCTTGAGTAACATATGAATGCAGCATATGCACTAGCCTCCTGCGCAGATTTTCTTagggttttgttatgtgtaccTACCCCATCGGTTACGAGGCCCTAAGAACATCTGCTGGGAGGCTAAACATGTGCATGGTGAAAACAGCACAACTAGTTGATAAACGTCTCCTAGTTATGTTACAGTATACATAAATAAGGCATTAAACtacaatatttttatatttacttaTAGTAGTAATCACATCGAAGGTTGTTACTAATTAATTACTTACATGTACTGTAATGATGGTACATGAagattttttctcaattattctGTTGTGTTATTAAGTGATACCTTTTAAAGATTCAATCTTAAGATTCCACAGTTGGGTTTGATTTGCAGTTTGGTGTAGGTGGGTAGGATTAGGGTTAGAGGTCAAGTTACAAGACTTACATCACAACTGCACACCTCGGAAAATTCCTTTTGTTCCCAAAAATCTTAGATGTAATTTAATATATTAAGAAGGAGAGAATTTTTCTGACTCCtctttccatcacatttttgaatccgcaaattTTAGGCCTccttttttctaagaaaaattgccaaacctggggagtgaaatgcaaaaaattaaacttcagaaaatcttaGGCAATTTATTAGATGAGCTTCGAAATTTGTACATGAAtcgaacggtcatctagaaatttttagccgtcctcaagtaatagaaaattctaggcaatatttggctctccgaacagacattttacagaaaacagtcgttgggtgcccctgaaaattAAACCACCTGAGATTCAACTAATTATTATCTCTATCTGGAACAGGTTCAAGTGAGCAGATTTCACTGGGACATGATACAAGATGTTACTAGTGGTTAGTGTCACATTGTAAGCTACACTGTACCAGGCCACCCACACCTATAGCAGGCACAGTTATTGCTGTTCTGACCTCTCATCTGACGATAGCAACCTGTCTCCAACATAGAGACAAATGTGCATAAAATCTCAGCATTCAATCCTCAAAATATTGTCTAATTGTCTAATTGTGTTACAAACTTCAGTCTGTTACATAATATTTCTCAGGTATTATTGATTCCATAGAATGGTACCTGGTAACTTTTTCTTGGGCTCACTTGCAGGCTGCTTCTTTATTGACAGGTCTGTAAAatgtcagaaaaaaatatttggtaagatatattttatttgaagTTAGCAGTTTTATGTTCTCATTACATATTTACTGTGCTGGCCATCAGCAACCCATCACTGACCTCTAGTATGTGCACTAGCAGCAACTGAATACCTCAGTTAACATTAAACAGTTAGAATCAGGCACGGATCCACACCAGTTTACGAAAATctgtcagatttttttttaaaagttgtaactggaaaatggtttggacgagttttatttttccaatttACTGGCTTTAGATACGCTCTCCTGCCTCATCCGAGAAGCATGGAACTGGCCAATACCCCGTATTATTAATCTGAGGAGCATGCTTCCACAACATAGAAGCTTTTGCCTTCAGTGCCCATTTAGGAAATTGGTCaatatttatcctagatccgatCCTGATAATTCCTTAACATAAGTCATTTTTCATtctgtgattggtcaatttttcaTTTCCCTAACAAGCCAAACTTTAAACAGAAAAGATCCTTTCCTTTTCCAATTCTGCCGCTACAAGCCTAATGTTGTCTTAATTGGCACATACTGTAAATTATCAATCCTCATTTCCCCCTGAACACAAAGAGTGTCGACTTCAAACTCTGCTCACAAGAGAATGTGAAACGGCACTGTCAGGgcttatacagctattttgagaaaggttgtcagaaaaaatggCACACGACAATCCGGAAAGATAATATGGGATATgctcaatacactgttcctgacactgtagctgtcgaatctACTTTTGTTCCTTTCCTTTAGCATTTGCatgtccatggcctctcctgccattcattcaaatttctttgaaaaacagtgaactcaaaaccaccttCAATACCTTTTGGGGTTGTTGTGAGCACTTCAAACAACCACCATTCTCGAAATAGCCGTATATGGGACATATCTCACCCTCAATTAAATTGACTAGCAAAATAATCTGGGTTCCAGGGTGGAAATATAAcacaatttttatttcaatgtTTGTGTCTGAGTCAGTAACATGGTGCATGTTTTTATCTCCTTCTAGCAAATTTTCAGTCACAAGCTtcagaaaacttaaaaaataatttttcaggAAATTATAACTTCCTCACATATTGTTAGGTAGGCAACTGTCATTGCTACACTCACAGTCAACATTAACTTACACAAGGTGTGGAGGAGAACTGGAGGCAGGGGTTGAAAGACTATATAACAGTATATCTTCTATTGTGCATGCCATTACATGTACTTCCAATTAAAGTACTGGCCAGCAATACTATAAATTAGAGAAGTTGTGGCAGTCCATGTattaaataacttttttcaCTAAAACTGGAACCATTTTAAATGTTCGTAAATCAAAAATTATAGAATTACCTGAACAGAAAGTTTgtcattattaataatatatcaGAACAGGGATGTGAAATACCTTCATAGTGAGGCCAGTCTTTAAAAATAACTGGATCATTTAACATGTTGGACACAAGAGAAGCTGCCATGATGGACGCAAATGACTTCCAGGACTCATTAGGAGTGTTGCCATCATCAGAAAAATGTGATATCCCTTTAACAATCATCCATTCAAGGTTCAAATCATGGGCTGCAGCAAACAGTCCTATAAATGGAAAGATAAAATGTAATACAGACCACACAAAATGAGATTTTTCAGGTGAAACCTGACAAACTTTAACAATCACCCATTCAAGGTTCAAATCATGGGCTGCAGCAAACAGTCCTATAAATGGAAAGATAAAATATAATACAGACCACACAAAATGAGATTTTTCAGGTGGAACCTGACAAACACAAAGCTGAATTTTAACTCAATATTCTTAGTTTCTCAACACGGAAATTAATGCTTTGACATTATACAAGTTCACTATAATAATAACT is a window from the Porites lutea chromosome 10, jaPorLute2.1, whole genome shotgun sequence genome containing:
- the LOC140949985 gene encoding uncharacterized protein isoform X1, whose protein sequence is MAQHQDLKRKGGAPDHQAAIENARPPPLSIEVPKMRDLPNKSKPWSDVQLPVDILLLTVEDCEFLACYTYLTNAFKSYHMNLGHVYFGTMGESGEESLNVALMRCSKGSSGPSGSLVTVKNAVVQLGPKAVFSVGCCIGLNQKGTNLGDVVVSSTLTTDEFTAPVRRNIANLIRFSTEGWNPPLKDPAAGEQVQVHRDSSILCGVNEPAIPKQRRKSESHMIASEREGEGLFAAAHDLNLEWVIVKVCQVSPEKSHFVWSVLHFIFPFIGLFAAAHDLNLEWMIVKGISHFSDDGNTPNESWKSFASIMAASLVSNMLNDPVIFKDWPHYEDLSIKKQPASEPKKKLPDSVCLEKCQKRLKMIYSAKNKVRIIPWDQSSAVDIDEIYTQLTWLKEHRKPSGVTQNKLGSYTEIFNGGKRLLVYGRPGIGKTVFTKKAAFDWSQQRYQETIGAFELVLLIRLRDVCNLHDVPSIFKASQLLANDGKISVDDLYDYVLKHQEKVLLILDGYDEYSAAGEQSPVDEIWERNQLSDCCVIVTSRQMTTDKLRLPSDAQFEINGFDDERQKQFAQRFLKDEDDVRNFRFYLQEQHLKDLAEIPLLLLILCLLWKEKDRKELPKKRVEIFNQFVKTLFHHMHEKQSAESVFNIEDYSAELYALGRLAFEALMDNCMYFPRSELPNYNLIERLIEVGLFQVLNMSSLNPEKGVYFIHKSLQEYLAASFLKEELILSKKNESTNSLSKLDSFEKILKMNEVLKFSIDLSEEAAREIVIHLMKMASNEEGLTKYTFDSEAPSDEDFSEDQINFLTLSTQLFFYCSAETKRNLFPTFLSSFKGVLLIEADQLNDLVKEKLVETTVNVNYVFFTYIDEYTEQDYKNLIILSEQLKAFFVSCSGEKKASEFLSNFTWRPVDEFFLKKEENNTHLYFTQIVNSFGVRCLAHDMIKALISKQETTTKNKNVNGDESSEESSSSCCSKRHGLSRVRRIEADDVNRSEVEQLIEMMPIITAPHMIWVEGIYREVFDAEVTESLLRSIPITHKLETLELLGINVTSSPAVEFIDRLFKQDLPNLKWLNMSYNPLLGEGVDSLIKHLSCAPHLWSLGLEEVKMTPQQVMDLSSAIKQHGNITELKSDYHELNGDPKPEHEWPSEDYWKRWFARRFPDSSSGLGDDQEQILEETHPSVHAPFVVHDPDTVGTLPVPPDPNAGVVLAEASNPAEHGSSHGQTSFSGYLPPHYDSQHHSSPDIHTHHHNTPSAIFAPERSWRYPYLSGSGLSTVTQGESHLECLFVNETAAALQRNTRLSTNDSPLPVYGQETIIPIPLAHYRAAEVPISVAHGFSEDTSLFSTHHHSAPSTIFTPGRSLGSEPYPGGSGMSTFTHPPEMQGFCSPYGTLRRPLHGLQPQTTIPSAFNLSGLGVSTITHPLRIQEAPTSSLHGLQHQSTIPDVPNLAGYGLSTDTLQPQIPELRASYGTPSPSLHELQPHHTFPDASYLSGCGLSTVTHLPGISGRSSPFGTTRPPQYELQPQSAIPGYPHLSNPATSSVTHPSAIRFPSYGTLRRQLYGTQLPSVISGHPHRSVPFVSSFTHRPVIPGRFSPYGTPRSHPPSSQSTISFMSEHEQNADDETDRS
- the LOC140949985 gene encoding uncharacterized protein isoform X2: MAQHQDLKRKGGAPDHQAAIENARPPPLSIEVPKMRDLPNKSKPWSDVQLPVDILLLTVEDCEFLACYTYLTNAFKSYHMNLGHVYFGTMGESGEESLNVALMRCSKGSSGPSGSLVTVKNAVVQLGPKAVFSVGCCIGLNQKGTNLGDVVVSSTLTTDEFTAPVRRNIANLIRFSTEGWNPPLKDPAAGEQVQVHRDSSILCGVNEPAIPKQRRKSESHMIASEREGEGLFAAAHDLNLEWMIVKGISHFSDDGNTPNESWKSFASIMAASLVSNMLNDPVIFKDWPHYEDLSIKKQPASEPKKKLPDSVCLEKCQKRLKMIYSAKNKVRIIPWDQSSAVDIDEIYTQLTWLKEHRKPSGVTQNKLGSYTEIFNGGKRLLVYGRPGIGKTVFTKKAAFDWSQQRYQETIGAFELVLLIRLRDVCNLHDVPSIFKASQLLANDGKISVDDLYDYVLKHQEKVLLILDGYDEYSAAGEQSPVDEIWERNQLSDCCVIVTSRQMTTDKLRLPSDAQFEINGFDDERQKQFAQRFLKDEDDVRNFRFYLQEQHLKDLAEIPLLLLILCLLWKEKDRKELPKKRVEIFNQFVKTLFHHMHEKQSAESVFNIEDYSAELYALGRLAFEALMDNCMYFPRSELPNYNLIERLIEVGLFQVLNMSSLNPEKGVYFIHKSLQEYLAASFLKEELILSKKNESTNSLSKLDSFEKILKMNEVLKFSIDLSEEAAREIVIHLMKMASNEEGLTKYTFDSEAPSDEDFSEDQINFLTLSTQLFFYCSAETKRNLFPTFLSSFKGVLLIEADQLNDLVKEKLVETTVNVNYVFFTYIDEYTEQDYKNLIILSEQLKAFFVSCSGEKKASEFLSNFTWRPVDEFFLKKEENNTHLYFTQIVNSFGVRCLAHDMIKALISKQETTTKNKNVNGDESSEESSSSCCSKRHGLSRVRRIEADDVNRSEVEQLIEMMPIITAPHMIWVEGIYREVFDAEVTESLLRSIPITHKLETLELLGINVTSSPAVEFIDRLFKQDLPNLKWLNMSYNPLLGEGVDSLIKHLSCAPHLWSLGLEEVKMTPQQVMDLSSAIKQHGNITELKSDYHELNGDPKPEHEWPSEDYWKRWFARRFPDSSSGLGDDQEQILEETHPSVHAPFVVHDPDTVGTLPVPPDPNAGVVLAEASNPAEHGSSHGQTSFSGYLPPHYDSQHHSSPDIHTHHHNTPSAIFAPERSWRYPYLSGSGLSTVTQGESHLECLFVNETAAALQRNTRLSTNDSPLPVYGQETIIPIPLAHYRAAEVPISVAHGFSEDTSLFSTHHHSAPSTIFTPGRSLGSEPYPGGSGMSTFTHPPEMQGFCSPYGTLRRPLHGLQPQTTIPSAFNLSGLGVSTITHPLRIQEAPTSSLHGLQHQSTIPDVPNLAGYGLSTDTLQPQIPELRASYGTPSPSLHELQPHHTFPDASYLSGCGLSTVTHLPGISGRSSPFGTTRPPQYELQPQSAIPGYPHLSNPATSSVTHPSAIRFPSYGTLRRQLYGTQLPSVISGHPHRSVPFVSSFTHRPVIPGRFSPYGTPRSHPPSSQSTISFMSEHEQNADDETDRS